In a genomic window of Paracoccaceae bacterium:
- a CDS encoding helix-turn-helix transcriptional regulator, with product MDIRVVFARNLKHYRQLRGLTQAALAAVMDVDRAHVSSMERGQQNVTLQTLQRVAAHLDVDPAKLIEEHSEP from the coding sequence ATGGACATCCGCGTTGTTTTTGCAAGGAATCTCAAGCACTACCGCCAATTGCGCGGGCTGACACAGGCCGCGTTGGCGGCGGTAATGGATGTCGACCGCGCGCATGTCAGCTCGATGGAGCGAGGTCAGCAGAATGTCACCTTGCAGACCCTACAGCGGGTCGCCGCGCATCTGGATGTGGACCCAGCGAAGCTGATCGAAGAACACTCGGAACCCTAA
- a CDS encoding TIGR02391 family protein produces MTKQYPSFDARSIEAIARALGATEFGLTNSEIDNVCLACRFPIEEAGTKWKRVYNILVNDQNKRGDRRGILEFIRVAMRPALYVQAPEAFETLRQNLNRALLFEGMELQKDGKIRRVERANTISDALRRATELREELTTRGVHPDVLDYCREELLADNYFHAVLEATKSLAQKMRDRSGCTEDGAALVDRVLLGKKPLLSINALADESQWSEQKGFATLCKGIFGMFRNPTAHAPKVSWPMRKEDAVDIMSILSLAHRRLDQARFGT; encoded by the coding sequence ATGACAAAGCAATATCCCTCGTTTGACGCACGTAGCATCGAAGCAATAGCGCGCGCCTTGGGTGCTACGGAGTTTGGTTTAACCAACTCTGAGATAGATAACGTATGCTTGGCATGTCGATTCCCGATAGAAGAGGCTGGGACAAAGTGGAAGCGCGTCTACAATATTTTGGTGAATGATCAGAACAAGCGGGGCGATCGACGCGGGATCCTCGAGTTCATCCGTGTAGCTATGAGACCCGCCTTGTACGTACAAGCACCGGAAGCATTTGAAACACTTCGGCAAAACCTAAATCGCGCGCTCCTCTTTGAGGGGATGGAGCTTCAGAAGGATGGGAAGATCCGCAGAGTTGAACGAGCAAACACAATATCTGATGCTTTGAGGCGTGCCACCGAGCTGCGGGAAGAGCTCACCACTCGGGGTGTGCACCCGGATGTCCTAGACTACTGCAGGGAGGAACTGTTGGCCGACAACTATTTCCACGCTGTCCTTGAGGCAACCAAGAGCTTGGCACAGAAAATGCGAGACCGATCAGGTTGTACAGAAGACGGCGCGGCACTGGTTGATCGAGTGTTGCTCGGAAAGAAGCCACTTCTTTCGATCAATGCACTCGCAGATGAGAGCCAATGGTCGGAACAGAAAGGTTTCGCCACCCTTTGCAAAGGAATATTCGGTATGTTTCGCAACCCAACAGCTCACGCTCCAAAAGTTTCTTGGCCGATGAGAAAAGAAGACGCCGTAGACATCATGTCGATCTTGTCACTTGCACATCGTAGGTTGGATCAAGCCCGTTTTGGTACATGA
- a CDS encoding P-loop NTPase fold protein → MWPDNETSIDFVNFSGVAETVAEIVVQADGRPISIGVSGAWGIGKSSMIKLTQAALLERSQVRDGREFVFVEFNAWLYQGYDDARAALMDVIASKLQDEAVSRETAIDKVKDLASRVKWLRAAKLIAGPTAALALGMPLPGLFGGLTDLGKAALEGNVSGEDIDEAQTLAGQASGALSGLIGEKSQTSPPQEIQALRDSFEDTLKELGITLVVLIDDLDRCLPETTISTLEAIRLFLFLQNTAFVVAADNDMIKHAVKRHFQGVSDDQLVTSYFDKLIQVPIQVPTLGTQEVRAYMMLLYIENSRLPSEVKERIRLGVCEQLKKSWQGNRVDRAFVASLHPGMPQDLLARLEAADRLAPLMATASGIQGNPRLIKRFLNALAIRMTISKAHGVGVDEAVLAKLLLFERLGDPSAYADLISKASAHDQGHPEFLAKWEFDVGAGKSIELEKPWDAPFVEEWLTLPPQIGNVDIRGALYVSREHTPLILPEDRLSSEAAGLLEALLTEPKMARSILSEIKSLGRSETSIIMDRLLDRARREQSWGVPDILEACLVIAEADPLQGQRLATFLADRPAAQIEPNIVPKIGDQGWAPTVFSSWSSAEVSGPVKKAIEGQK, encoded by the coding sequence TTGTGGCCGGATAACGAAACCTCAATTGATTTTGTAAATTTCTCGGGCGTGGCAGAGACAGTCGCGGAAATTGTGGTTCAAGCTGACGGCCGACCTATTTCGATCGGTGTTTCTGGAGCCTGGGGTATAGGCAAGTCTTCCATGATTAAGCTGACCCAGGCCGCTCTGCTTGAGCGATCTCAGGTGAGAGACGGTAGGGAGTTTGTCTTCGTAGAGTTCAACGCTTGGCTCTATCAAGGTTACGATGATGCACGGGCCGCCCTTATGGACGTAATTGCATCTAAATTACAGGATGAAGCTGTTTCTCGTGAGACAGCAATAGACAAAGTTAAAGACCTCGCATCAAGGGTGAAATGGTTGCGGGCGGCAAAACTCATCGCAGGACCCACAGCGGCATTGGCACTTGGCATGCCACTACCTGGTTTGTTCGGAGGACTAACAGATTTAGGAAAAGCAGCCCTTGAGGGCAATGTGTCGGGTGAAGACATCGACGAAGCTCAAACCCTTGCTGGTCAGGCTTCGGGTGCTTTGTCCGGACTGATCGGTGAGAAATCGCAAACATCTCCTCCCCAAGAGATCCAGGCGTTACGCGACAGCTTTGAAGACACTCTAAAGGAGCTTGGGATCACTCTTGTTGTGTTGATCGATGACTTGGACAGATGCCTACCTGAAACCACCATCTCGACTTTGGAGGCAATTAGGCTCTTTCTTTTCCTGCAGAACACAGCTTTCGTTGTCGCTGCCGACAACGACATGATAAAACATGCAGTAAAGCGCCACTTTCAAGGGGTGTCCGACGATCAACTAGTCACGAGCTATTTTGACAAGTTAATCCAAGTCCCCATTCAAGTGCCTACTCTTGGAACGCAAGAAGTTCGCGCTTACATGATGCTGCTTTACATAGAGAACAGTCGGCTTCCATCCGAAGTGAAAGAGCGAATCCGATTAGGCGTATGCGAACAACTAAAGAAATCATGGCAAGGAAACCGAGTGGATCGCGCTTTTGTGGCGTCGCTTCATCCTGGTATGCCGCAAGACCTGCTTGCTAGACTTGAAGCAGCTGACAGGTTGGCTCCTCTCATGGCAACGGCAAGCGGTATCCAAGGTAACCCTAGGCTCATCAAACGATTTCTGAACGCGCTTGCCATAAGGATGACGATTTCCAAGGCCCATGGTGTGGGGGTAGACGAAGCAGTCTTGGCGAAACTCCTGCTGTTCGAGCGTTTGGGCGATCCGAGTGCCTATGCGGACCTGATTTCCAAAGCATCAGCGCACGATCAAGGTCATCCGGAATTTCTGGCAAAGTGGGAATTTGATGTGGGTGCGGGCAAGTCGATTGAACTTGAGAAACCGTGGGATGCCCCATTCGTCGAAGAATGGCTTACTCTGCCGCCGCAAATTGGGAACGTTGATATCAGAGGTGCCCTTTACGTAAGTCGAGAACACACTCCGCTAATTCTCCCAGAAGATAGATTATCTTCCGAGGCAGCGGGATTGCTGGAGGCACTCCTGACTGAGCCCAAGATGGCGAGGTCGATTCTGAGTGAGATAAAGAGCTTAGGTCGCTCCGAAACCTCGATTATCATGGATCGATTGCTTGATCGTGCACGACGTGAACAGAGCTGGGGAGTTCCAGACATTCTGGAGGCATGTCTTGTGATCGCCGAAGCGGACCCTCTCCAAGGGCAGCGGTTAGCCACATTTCTTGCCGATCGTCCAGCTGCACAGATTGAACCTAACATCGTTCCGAAGATTGGCGATCAAGGCTGGGCGCCAACCGTTTTCAGTAGTTGGTCGAGCGCCGAAGTCTCTGGTCCGGTCAAGAAGGCTATAGAGGGTCAGAAATAG
- the qatB gene encoding Qat anti-phage system associated protein QatB: protein MVPPWADDPPSENEPTPEPDTEESPPADGSEDENGNKPNQPDPRLPPIEPAPARRFAGSSRNLGDYARSGDRSALERGVGQYVSKGYGGAGTATRRLGSTASTAGALGSALSQLSGDTPPQEGSSLDPTLLAGKSADEVMDAVVEAARPVDGTQDAEASRASIRDAMAEMLTNHPDADLFELTDSQREEIIENYAANDVFRRFELDIGKTIRDKAPSVAAGLSRLGQAREYIKQTVAAAFRGLRESNKSFSERSIASVVRTAIRDAFQVFEEYAQ from the coding sequence ATGGTGCCTCCTTGGGCTGATGATCCACCGTCTGAGAATGAACCGACACCAGAGCCAGACACCGAGGAATCTCCTCCAGCCGACGGCTCGGAAGATGAAAATGGCAACAAGCCGAACCAACCAGACCCGAGGTTGCCGCCAATAGAACCTGCCCCGGCAAGAAGATTTGCCGGAAGCAGCAGAAATCTGGGTGACTATGCGAGGTCAGGCGACAGATCCGCACTAGAGAGGGGCGTTGGCCAATATGTAAGCAAAGGATATGGCGGAGCAGGGACCGCTACACGTCGATTGGGCAGCACTGCATCAACTGCTGGAGCTCTAGGAAGCGCTCTATCGCAGTTGTCCGGAGACACGCCGCCGCAAGAAGGGAGCTCCCTTGATCCCACCTTGCTTGCGGGTAAATCCGCAGACGAAGTGATGGATGCAGTAGTTGAGGCTGCACGACCAGTGGACGGCACGCAAGACGCCGAAGCTTCGCGCGCTTCCATCAGAGATGCTATGGCGGAAATGCTCACCAATCATCCTGACGCAGACCTGTTTGAGCTGACTGACTCACAGCGTGAAGAAATCATCGAAAACTACGCAGCTAACGATGTGTTTAGGCGCTTTGAGCTCGACATCGGAAAGACAATTCGTGACAAAGCGCCCTCTGTAGCAGCCGGATTGTCACGTCTTGGTCAAGCTCGAGAGTACATTAAACAAACCGTTGCGGCTGCTTTCCGTGGGTTGCGAGAGTCCAACAAATCCTTTTCGGAGAGATCGATAGCTTCCGTCGTCCGCACAGCAATTAGAGATGCGTTCCAGGTATTCGAGGAGTACGCTCAATGA
- the qatC gene encoding Qat anti-phage system QueC-like protein QatC — MKLTCAPTGFDFKEDGGLNFCLYGQPKSATSSKSARGGGGAAALRKIKQSGLVPSSRAWDFLSIALSIIAADTAGLRKESPDGWTRTFEVTVAVIDPKFWSSQATALQSALQFLTTDRWSLRFVPGGLQPKPPKYITRPPQDCVMLLSGGLDSLIGALDLSANGRIPLAVSQIVRGDGEKQTVFAAEVGDGSKHLAMNHNVTTPGESEDSQRARSLIFLAFGVIAATSLKKYHEGEEVSLYVCENGFIAINSPLTGARIGSLSTRTAHPEFLNRLQDILNAASLNVQITNPYGLMTKGEMMRQCADQDRLRIYAPQSTSCGRFQRYNYKHCGRCIPCQIRRAAFLYWGETDDTNYLFANLGKVDDDHARFDDVRSASTAVAVKNADGLDSWIGASLSYPMMGERGPLRDMIGRGLDELGELHKTLGVK; from the coding sequence ATGAAGTTAACCTGTGCTCCGACCGGATTCGATTTCAAAGAAGATGGCGGATTGAATTTTTGCCTCTATGGGCAACCTAAGTCGGCTACCAGCTCGAAGTCTGCTCGAGGTGGAGGAGGAGCTGCCGCGCTTAGAAAGATAAAGCAATCGGGCTTGGTCCCAAGTTCAAGAGCTTGGGATTTCCTTTCTATTGCATTGTCGATTATCGCCGCTGATACGGCTGGGCTTCGTAAAGAGAGTCCAGACGGCTGGACACGTACTTTTGAGGTTACAGTTGCAGTAATCGATCCCAAGTTTTGGAGTTCTCAAGCCACAGCACTTCAATCGGCGCTTCAGTTTTTGACAACGGACCGTTGGAGTTTGCGTTTTGTGCCAGGCGGGCTTCAACCAAAGCCACCGAAATACATCACTCGACCACCGCAAGACTGCGTCATGCTTCTGTCAGGCGGTTTGGATAGCTTGATAGGTGCCTTGGACTTATCCGCAAATGGCCGAATCCCACTGGCCGTTAGTCAAATCGTTCGCGGTGATGGCGAAAAGCAGACCGTATTTGCGGCAGAAGTGGGCGATGGATCAAAACACCTTGCCATGAACCACAACGTTACAACGCCTGGCGAGAGCGAGGACTCCCAACGCGCGAGATCTCTAATCTTTTTGGCTTTTGGCGTGATTGCCGCAACTTCTTTGAAGAAATACCATGAAGGCGAGGAAGTTAGTCTCTATGTCTGTGAAAACGGCTTCATAGCAATCAATTCTCCACTTACAGGTGCTCGTATCGGTAGTTTGAGCACTCGGACAGCCCATCCAGAGTTTTTAAATCGGCTACAAGATATTCTAAATGCGGCCAGTTTGAATGTTCAGATAACAAACCCTTATGGACTCATGACAAAAGGGGAGATGATGAGGCAATGTGCAGATCAAGACCGACTTCGGATTTATGCACCACAGTCAACAAGTTGTGGTCGATTTCAACGCTATAACTATAAACACTGCGGACGTTGCATTCCTTGCCAGATTCGGCGTGCTGCATTCCTTTATTGGGGAGAAACCGACGATACTAACTATCTTTTCGCAAATCTGGGAAAGGTCGATGATGATCACGCGAGGTTCGACGACGTTCGCTCAGCTTCAACTGCTGTCGCGGTCAAGAATGCGGACGGGTTGGACTCTTGGATTGGTGCCTCTTTGAGTTATCCGATGATGGGTGAACGCGGACCGCTGAGAGACATGATAGGCCGAGGACTAGATGAGCTGGGGGAGCTTCACAAAACCTTGGGCGTTAAGTGA
- a CDS encoding DUF736 domain-containing protein, translating to MATIGTFKKTGNEYVGEIVTLSVQAKAVRIVPEDSTPNDNAPSHRVFVGRAEIGAAWSKRSTEGRDYLSLKLDDPSFTQPIYANLFDDTVIEGGEETFSLIWSRPNTRRNGD from the coding sequence ATGGCCACCATCGGAACCTTCAAGAAGACCGGCAACGAGTACGTCGGCGAAATCGTCACCCTGAGCGTGCAGGCGAAAGCCGTCCGCATCGTCCCCGAGGACAGCACCCCGAACGACAACGCCCCCTCCCACCGCGTCTTCGTCGGCCGCGCCGAGATCGGGGCCGCCTGGTCCAAGCGCTCGACGGAGGGCCGCGACTACCTGAGCCTCAAGCTCGACGACCCGAGCTTCACCCAGCCGATCTACGCCAACCTCTTCGACGACACGGTGATCGAAGGCGGCGAAGAGACCTTCAGCCTCATCTGGTCGCGCCCCAACACCCGCCGCAACGGCGACTGA
- a CDS encoding DUF2493 domain-containing protein, protein MTETHLHTRSSTAVVLEELQLHGWRPFTDEPDPRPLPEPDAIRTAIADIFDALVSILSDTRLEPDLEDLLWSMANLFHRTSTRTNRELDSNEQAQKRSQREQDGSEVRSVELETLIAEGITLIERRNAFEAMRDLAAELFETHLGQTWHPRAGSHVNRRTLTASLIDSRDHLAAKRRADLEPLLPQGTKIAFTGGLDCDDHTAIWTALDRVHAKHADMVLLHGGAPRGAERIAAAWADNRSVAQIVFKPDWTRHGKSAPFKRNDQLLDTLPIGIIVFPGSGITENLADKARTMGIPLFDFRPKCVPAA, encoded by the coding sequence ATGACCGAGACCCATCTTCACACCCGATCCTCCACCGCCGTCGTGCTCGAGGAACTGCAGCTTCACGGCTGGCGCCCTTTCACTGACGAGCCTGATCCTCGCCCCTTGCCAGAGCCCGACGCCATTCGCACTGCCATTGCTGATATCTTCGACGCGCTCGTCTCGATCCTGTCTGACACGCGGCTGGAACCCGACCTCGAAGACCTGCTCTGGTCCATGGCCAACCTGTTCCACCGCACATCGACACGGACAAACCGTGAGCTCGACAGCAACGAACAAGCGCAGAAGCGGTCGCAACGCGAGCAGGACGGGTCCGAAGTCCGGTCGGTCGAACTCGAGACCCTTATTGCCGAAGGCATCACGCTGATCGAACGCCGCAATGCCTTTGAGGCCATGCGCGATCTCGCCGCCGAGCTTTTCGAGACCCATCTTGGCCAAACCTGGCACCCGCGCGCAGGCAGCCATGTGAACCGCCGTACCCTGACAGCGTCCTTGATCGACAGCCGCGACCATCTCGCCGCAAAGCGCCGGGCCGATCTGGAGCCACTCCTGCCGCAGGGCACGAAAATCGCCTTCACGGGCGGGCTGGATTGCGATGATCACACAGCCATCTGGACAGCCCTCGACCGCGTACACGCGAAACATGCGGACATGGTTCTGTTGCACGGTGGCGCCCCGCGCGGGGCCGAACGCATCGCCGCCGCATGGGCCGACAATCGCAGCGTGGCGCAGATCGTCTTCAAGCCGGACTGGACGCGGCACGGCAAGTCGGCCCCCTTCAAGCGCAACGACCAGTTACTCGACACCCTGCCCATCGGAATCATCGTCTTCCCGGGCTCCGGCATCACCGAAAATCTCGCCGACAAGGCTCGCACCATGGGCATCCCACTCTTCGACTTCCGTCCGAAATGCGTACCAGCGGCATGA
- a CDS encoding toprim domain-containing protein yields MHSPAADIARRLAEDAEAVCRHYLTNGRKQGRYWIVGDVQNTPGRSLYVRLTGPISGPGAAGKWTDSATGQHGDLLDLIALNMGITTLRDTLDEARRFLSLPRTDRHRAAKPPASRGSPEAARRLWAMGQPMSGTLVERYLAGRGLTGLGHLDSLRFHPSCFYWREDHALTDPPEAWPALLAKVTDLDGQLTGLHRTWLDPATADKAPVIPSRKAMGNLLGHGVRIGKPVSLLAAGEGLETMLSLHLALPNLPVVAALSANHLAALQLPADLRRLYIAVDADPAGLSSADQLTHRAIGAGIDAIYLSPHLGDFNDDLRANGRDELRAHLRQQLTPEDAAMILDLATD; encoded by the coding sequence ATGCACAGCCCCGCCGCCGACATCGCCCGCCGCCTTGCCGAGGATGCCGAGGCCGTCTGCCGTCACTACCTCACGAACGGGCGCAAACAGGGCCGCTACTGGATCGTTGGCGATGTGCAGAACACACCAGGCCGCAGCCTCTATGTCCGACTGACCGGTCCGATCTCTGGTCCCGGTGCCGCCGGAAAATGGACCGATTCCGCAACCGGGCAGCACGGCGACCTTCTGGACCTGATCGCCCTGAACATGGGTATCACCACCCTGAGGGACACGCTGGACGAAGCGCGCAGGTTTCTCAGCCTGCCGCGGACAGACAGGCACCGCGCCGCCAAACCGCCAGCCAGTCGTGGCTCACCTGAGGCAGCGCGGCGGCTCTGGGCCATGGGCCAGCCGATGTCGGGCACCTTGGTAGAACGCTATCTCGCGGGGCGCGGCCTTACTGGGCTGGGCCATCTCGACAGTCTCCGGTTTCACCCGAGTTGCTTCTACTGGCGCGAGGATCACGCACTGACGGACCCGCCAGAGGCCTGGCCCGCCCTGCTCGCCAAGGTGACGGACCTTGATGGACAGCTAACCGGCCTGCACCGCACCTGGCTTGACCCCGCAACTGCGGACAAGGCCCCGGTCATCCCATCGCGCAAAGCCATGGGCAATCTTCTCGGCCATGGTGTTCGCATCGGCAAACCGGTCAGCTTGCTGGCCGCAGGCGAAGGGCTGGAAACCATGCTCTCCCTGCATCTGGCCCTGCCGAACCTTCCTGTCGTGGCGGCTCTGTCCGCCAACCATCTCGCAGCCCTGCAGCTGCCCGCCGATCTTCGCCGCCTCTACATCGCCGTCGATGCCGATCCGGCAGGCCTGTCCTCCGCGGACCAACTGACGCATCGGGCCATTGGGGCCGGGATCGACGCGATTTACCTCTCGCCACATCTCGGCGATTTCAACGACGACCTGCGCGCTAATGGCCGCGACGAGCTGCGCGCGCATCTGCGTCAGCAACTGACGCCGGAAGACGCGGCAATGATCCTCGACCTCGCAACCGACTGA
- a CDS encoding ParB N-terminal domain-containing protein yields the protein MTKQQKITLSASRDIPFNKLMLSQSNVRHVKAGVSIEELAEDIARRTLLSSITVRPVLDESAAETGMYTIPAGGRRFRALELLVKQKRMNKTTLVPCIVRTDGLAEEDSLAENVQRAPLHPLDQFRAFQAMREKGRTEEEIAAVFFVSASVVKQRLKLAAVAPSLHDAYAEEEMTLDQLMAFTVNPDHARQEQVWEALQRHYSRQPYEIRRMLTEGAVRASDKRAQFVGLDDYVEAGGEILRDLFQQDDGGWLQDAALLDVMVREKLAEEAEAVRAEGWKWVEVDNEFPYGHTFGMRRVHGEAVPMSDEEAATYQALKAEYDALEAEHAEADELPDDVDARLGEIEEAIEALEARPIQFEAEDLALAGAFVSIDSSGRLRVERGYVRPEDEPVEEVEDTGDVAPQAAPDEDIDDTVVSPTDEEEEDDGLKPLSDRLVMELTAHRTLALRNALAQDPQIAFLAALHAMVLRLFYRYAVDSCVEIEPRNAAFGSQVPSLGDTPYAQAIDQRHETWARNLPKASEDLWEALTEFDSCSREALFAHCVAMSVNAVHDPYQRRPRAIAHADVLAGTVGLDMAKAGWTATGDSFLGRVTKARILEAVREAKGEDAADRIAGLKKAEMVTAAEDLLSGTIWLPDPLRTPPLPEEDVAEFELVDNLDEPTSDDDTGAGEGQTAEDGGEPAIGDSDVSGEDDPVTTDAFAKTAAE from the coding sequence ATGACAAAGCAACAGAAGATCACCCTCAGCGCCTCGCGCGACATTCCCTTCAACAAGCTGATGCTCAGCCAGTCGAACGTGCGCCACGTCAAGGCGGGCGTGTCGATCGAGGAACTGGCCGAGGACATCGCCCGGCGGACGCTGCTCAGTTCCATCACCGTGCGGCCCGTCCTGGACGAGAGCGCTGCCGAGACCGGCATGTACACGATCCCTGCCGGCGGGCGGCGGTTCCGGGCGCTGGAACTGCTCGTGAAGCAGAAGCGCATGAACAAGACCACGCTGGTGCCTTGCATCGTGCGCACCGACGGGCTCGCCGAGGAAGACAGCCTGGCCGAGAACGTCCAGCGCGCGCCGCTGCATCCGCTCGACCAGTTCCGGGCGTTTCAGGCGATGCGGGAGAAGGGCCGCACCGAGGAGGAGATCGCCGCGGTCTTCTTCGTCTCGGCCAGCGTAGTCAAGCAGCGGCTGAAGCTCGCCGCCGTTGCGCCCTCGCTGCATGATGCCTATGCCGAGGAGGAGATGACGCTCGACCAGCTCATGGCCTTCACGGTCAATCCCGATCACGCGCGGCAGGAGCAGGTCTGGGAGGCGTTGCAGCGGCACTATTCCCGGCAGCCCTACGAGATCCGCCGCATGCTGACCGAGGGTGCGGTGCGGGCCTCGGACAAGCGGGCGCAGTTCGTCGGGCTTGACGACTACGTCGAGGCCGGGGGCGAGATCCTGCGCGACCTGTTCCAGCAGGACGACGGCGGCTGGCTGCAGGATGCCGCCCTGCTCGACGTGATGGTGCGCGAGAAGCTAGCCGAGGAGGCCGAGGCGGTGCGTGCCGAGGGCTGGAAATGGGTCGAGGTCGACAACGAGTTCCCCTACGGCCACACCTTCGGGATGCGCCGCGTCCATGGCGAGGCCGTGCCGATGAGCGACGAGGAAGCTGCCACCTACCAGGCGCTGAAGGCCGAATACGATGCGCTCGAGGCCGAGCATGCGGAAGCCGACGAGCTGCCCGACGATGTCGATGCCCGGTTGGGCGAAATCGAGGAGGCGATAGAGGCACTTGAGGCGCGCCCGATCCAGTTTGAGGCCGAAGACCTCGCGCTGGCCGGCGCCTTCGTCAGCATCGACAGTTCTGGGCGGTTGCGGGTCGAACGCGGCTACGTGCGGCCCGAGGATGAGCCGGTCGAGGAGGTGGAGGACACCGGCGACGTCGCACCGCAAGCGGCGCCGGACGAGGACATCGATGACACCGTCGTGTCTCCCACGGACGAGGAGGAAGAGGATGACGGTCTCAAACCGCTCTCCGACCGCCTTGTCATGGAACTGACGGCCCATCGCACCCTCGCGCTGCGCAATGCGCTGGCCCAGGATCCGCAGATCGCCTTCCTCGCGGCCCTGCACGCGATGGTCCTGCGGCTCTTCTACCGCTACGCCGTCGACAGCTGCGTCGAGATCGAACCGCGCAACGCCGCCTTCGGGTCGCAGGTGCCGAGCCTCGGCGACACGCCCTACGCGCAGGCCATCGACCAGCGCCACGAGACCTGGGCACGGAACCTGCCGAAGGCATCCGAGGACCTCTGGGAGGCGCTGACCGAGTTCGACAGCTGCAGCCGCGAGGCGCTTTTCGCCCATTGCGTGGCGATGAGCGTGAATGCCGTCCACGACCCCTACCAGCGCCGTCCGCGCGCCATAGCGCATGCGGATGTGCTGGCCGGGACCGTCGGGCTCGACATGGCCAAGGCGGGCTGGACGGCGACAGGCGACAGTTTCCTCGGCCGCGTGACCAAGGCCCGCATCCTTGAAGCAGTGCGCGAAGCGAAGGGCGAAGATGCCGCTGACCGGATCGCCGGGCTGAAGAAGGCCGAGATGGTGACGGCAGCAGAGGACCTGCTCTCCGGCACCATCTGGCTGCCGGATCCGCTGCGCACGCCACCGCTTCCGGAAGAGGATGTCGCGGAGTTCGAATTGGTCGACAACCTCGATGAGCCGACTTCGGATGATGATACTGGCGCAGGCGAAGGGCAAACGGCGGAAGACGGCGGCGAACCGGCTATCGGAGATTCCGATGTGTCAGGCGAAGATGATCCCGTCACCACGGACGCCTTCGCCAAGACAGCCGCCGAGTGA